Below is a genomic region from Ziziphus jujuba cultivar Dongzao chromosome 7, ASM3175591v1.
atgataaagagaggatgGCAATGAGAAATGTTcgttattcttcagcagtaggtagtttgatgtatgctcaagtatgtactcggcctgatatagcttttgctgtgggtgcgcttggtagatttatgagcaatcctggtcctattcattaccaacaagttaagaaggtctttaggtatcttcagcgtactaaagatcatatgttaaCATATCGACGTACCAACTCCCTAAATgttgttggttatagtgatgcagattataaagactgtgtggatgataaaaaatctaccactggatatatatttatcatgccAGGAGGTGCTGTATCTTGGCGCAGTGCCAAACAGTCAGTGATAGCAttctcgactatggaggcagaatatgtggcgtgctatgaggctactcgtcatgcagtttggcttcaaaattttattcgtgatttgggagtggttgactccattgagaggtcTATTATGATGTACTGTGACAATACTGCAGAagtatctttctccaataatttaaaaagtacccctggtgcgaggtacattgatgttaagtattttgtggataaggagaaagttgaaggaggcctcattactgttgttcacacgcttacttacagcatggtggtagatccactgaccaaggccttacccgtaggcatatttgaggagcatgtgtcccatATGGAATTGTTAGACAGCTGAAACTGCAGTGGGTCAATGGGAGTTTTTTGTAatttctgcagtaatatccttgttgagtattatttatttatttgagtattttgatacattgatatatgtggatcattatttatttatgagatgatttattacacatattattgctcctatatttacaggcctgttgagactattagtctatgtatatgtgtatgttgatccacaggtgccatggtgagtctctactacctagtttgggtatattgttatATCCTGTCGATACACTATGTGCtcggatgaaatggtatttttgTGTTAGGGGATTGCACGTGGCTAGGTAAATCtttactacctagactgagtttatggcatgcaaagtactcagttgaaatggtatcatgttttgggagacttactgagagaatctctactgcctagtctagtatattgttgtgtcctgtcggcatgctatatatttggatgaaatggtattatggtttgggagattctgtagtaagtgagtttggattatatatgatgatgattatgcagtccaagtgggagaatgttagataaataaataatttgtggatTTAGCATAATCAAgtactcacttacagggtctatttatgccattaatgggactggtttattttattattttatagtagggcccttggtcataaactttctataagactccagttggtccattagactggaggaccaactctctttaaaagcccaatgacttacccatatttttcctagtattattatattattaaattattaatattttgtgtgtgttaaaattaatgggtaagtgtgacttgcagagactataaaaggcctagggcaagcaaataaacatatgccatacggtattttgatattagggttttcagagatctgaaagtggtttgagagtaatgTGTCCATAGGtactattttatattgttttctattttgccagattaaagatttaatttatcaatggctgcgtttagaggttagtaatttatgattaatggaatttattatgtataattagatccataaaatctaacgATCCGGTGTCAAATGGCTGCCAGAAGGTAATCAGGGGCataaaaaaattgccaaaaCAAAGGCATCAAGGTGATGCTGGTAGCTACACTCTATCTTCTGTAGATGATGGCAGGAGCGCGGCAGACTAGACTATATATGTGTTGAAATACAAATACCACTAACTccaaaatataccaaattaaaataccatttattctaaaatttaaactaataaaaaataaaattttattttatttatattttcctcTGGCAATATGTAACAACTTCTTTGGGGGGGTGGTCAATCAAATTCCAGGCCACTCGGGGACGCCATACTGGACGGTGTAGATTTCGACATAGAGAGAGGTGAAACCGATTATGCCGCACTTGCTTGGAGGCTATCAGAGTATAGCCAAAGAGGAAGGAAGGTCTATTTGACTGCAGCACCACAGTGTCCATTTCCTGATTGATGCCTGAATGGTGCGCCTTCCACAGGGCTATTTGGCTGTGTTTGGGTTCAGTTCTACAACGATCCTCCTTGCCAGTGTACATCCAGCGATCCAAATGCATTCAAGAGTTCATGGAGACGGTGGAACTCCATAAAAGCGCAGAAGATCTTTGTTGGACTTCCTGCTTCGCGCGCAGCAGCAGGCAGTGGTTACATTCCTACAAAAGTGCTTATTTCAGAAGTGCTGCCTTTTGTAAAGAATTCTGCCAAGTACGTAGGAGTTATGCCTTGGGACAAGTATAATGATGACCAGAGTGGATATAGTTCCAAAATCAAGACTAGTGTTTGAATTGTTAATTCCAAACCTCTTATATTAGGTTTACTAATCTGGTTTATGCTTTGGCTTTGCACCGTATAGTTACTACTAAATCTCGAGGTGTGTTTACCGTTGAGTagtaatatttaaacaaaagcaGTTGCATTTTCACTTAATGTTATGGtaatgaataattttatttattggatctagaaaagaaaaaaaaaaaagaaagaaaaattctttGAAATGGAGGGATAATTTTATGGCATGCTTGACTCAGTCCCGTAATTGAGATTCAGGGATTAATCAATTCTACTTCGTCAATACGACATTTCACTCcaaaacaatttattattaacCAACGTTGTCATTAATAATCCAGTTTTTTAGATTACATTAATTATTCCCTATTATGTTTACTGATCTAAATTATGTTCGGTTTGGTAGTGCATGTGAATAGATATAACTACTGCTAATAAATCTGACCTCACCAAAATAATATTGGGAAGGTCGATCAGGTTGATAGGGGTGTGAGAATGTTACCTTAGACTACTGGTACCTTTTTATTAATATCTCTGAGTAATATATGAACAATCTAATGATGTCTTCTCAATTTGTAGTCAAAGCAAGAATTTGAATAAGGTATGAGGTTGATAGGGGTGTAAGAAGGGAGAAATTATTCAGTGCACATTGTGCACCAGGCTGGATTCTGATTTGGTGCTCGTAATAATCTCTTATTGAGGATATattctcaaaaacaaaaaaacaataaaaaggaaaacaaaatgtTGCTGGATAATAAAAAGCGATGCCTATATTAGGAAGAAATTTTTGCATATCAACATTATAGATCCACTTTTTTTTGACCCAATAAAAGATTTACCAATGTAACAATGTTTACATTTTTTAATACATGTACGTACCCTTTCAATTTGGaaaaattttcttcattttttggtGGCTTAcgatcaaaataaaaagaaattaaaaaggtgAGGTACAAGTAGTCTAAGGTGACCATCTCACAAGGCAGTCCTCCCAACtcttattaaaaacaaaaattaatgacTCTTCGACCAACCAACAGTTCAGTTTCCAAAATTTGGGTTGTAAGTCCAACAATAAGGGCAAGATGAGGCCCGATTTAATCTCAAACTAATAAAAGCCCAAACTCAGCTCCAAACATCTTCATGCAGATGTTAGCAGAAAACAACTTATAAAAGCCCAAATTCGACACCGCCTTGAGGCCCAACCCAAACAAGACCTAAGTATGTGTGTCcgtcttctctctcttcctccccTGTAGTCATCTCTCTCGCTGCGACTGTCGAacctctctctgtctctgttcCTCTTCCCTTTGTCTTTTCGTCGGTGACCAACTCGCCGGCGCTAAGTGGTTTATCTTGTCGGAAGTAGAAAATAGGAAAAGCTAGTCGTTTTTCCTGGTTTTAAAAGAAGAGTCCAAGCTTTATCGTTATAAGTTGCTGCTATTGATTTAGTCAAGGAGATGGGGAAGGCGAAGAAAGGCCCTAAATTTGCAGTCATGAAAAAGGTCATAACTTCGAAAGCTATTAAAAAGTAAGCTCTTTGGTTTTTTCTCTCCCCAGGTTTTCTCTTGCTTTCTCCATCCGGTTCTAATTCTCTGTCGTTTTATTGATTTCCTCTTGTATAACATGTTGCTTTCCAGCTACAAAGAGGAGGTTTTGAACCCAAGTAAGAAAGATCTTCGAAAGGATAAGCTCCCAAGAAACGTGTAAGGCCTtcaaagaagtttttttttttttttttggcgttatttgtttatatatatatatatatatataattattattttatgagaaAGATTAAGTTTTCATTAAAATTGCGAGTGTATTTTGGGTGAATTTTAGGCCAAATGTTTCTTCCGCGCTTTTCTTCAAACATAACACTGCATTGGGACCGCCTTATCGGGTTTTGGTTGATACCAACTTCATAAACTTCTCCATCCAGAATAAAGTGAGTGTTTCACGAGGCTgtcatttgtatttttatttttttctggttATTGCTTCTTTGGATCTTTGTACCAAAATTTAAAAGGATAAATTCTTTTTGTGGATGTTAAATCTGTATTCTCCATGGCAACTTATGCAAATTCCCTTTTTCTTTGGTAGTTGGATCTGGAGAAGGGTATGATGGACTGCTTGTATGCAAAATGTGAGTTTTCAGACTCTGTTTCTTCACTTATTCAGTTCTTCCAATTTAGTATTTCGAGTTTTATTTGTGAAATGCATTACTTTGATCGTAATTCTTACGTCTAAATGTTGGGAGTGTTTACACATTATCAGTATAACTTGTCAATTGATAGCTTTAACAATAGCTAATGTTTCGAAAGTCAAAGCATCTATATAGACTGTAGGTGAATATATCATTTAGCGAGATAGAACTACATATTTTTCTGTGTTTAATTGATGTTTTCTTTCTCTACTTGGAATTGTAGGCACTCCTTGCATTACAGACTGTGTAATGGCTGAGCTCGAAAAGCTAGGTCAAAAATACCGTGTGGCGCTAAGGTTTGGTTTCATGTTCTATACTTTCTTATGTTTCATTGTTAAAACGTTATTATGAATGTACATGTGCAAAGCAAAGCATTCATTGTTCTTTTTATCATACATTCAGCTAGGCAACAAGCGCTTGTGCATTTCTGTATTGTTTCTTTCCGTCTTCATCTACTCTTGCTTCACGTGTTGAtgtcttatttttatttgctgcaTATTAATTACTGCATGTAGTTAATAATTGTTTTCTAATAATGAGAATTAATTGTTAAACTTTCTAATATGACAGGATTGCTAAGGATCCTCGTTTTGAGAGATTACCCTGCATTCATAAAGGAACATATGCTGATGACTGCATTGTTGATAGAGTTACCCAGGTATGATTCAAATCTAGCTATACTAATTGAATTCTAAAGGTGATAGTGAAGataatttatttggattttaaagTTCCTCCATTACAAATTTGAATACGCAATAGCATAATTTTTGATTAATCATTGTAAAAATGTTTCTTCAATGTTAGCCAAATAGCAGCCCAGTTGCTGCTGATcaaattttgcattattttgaCCCACTTGACCGTTTTGTTTGGAACAGCACAAATGCTTCATTGTTGCTACGTGTGATCGAGATTTGAAACGAAGGATCCGGAAGGTGCTATATTGAGTCAATGGTCTTTAATATGTTGGCACTGTATTATGTGACATATGACCGTGATGCATAAACTTTTCTCTGTTGACTGCAGGTACCTGGCGTGCCAATCATGTACATCACTCAGCACAAGTATTCAATTGAGCGGTTGCCAGAAGCAACAATTGGTGGAGGTATGCTCAATACTGTATAGCCTCACGACATATTTTACTTAGATTTGTCTAACTGAAGTCTGAAGGTTTATTAAACTAGCCAAAATTTACATGTTCATTTTGTTTAATTGAGTGGGAAAATTATGTAGTAATGCTAGTCTGGTTTTGACATTCTGTGTTCTTGGATTGGTTTATGGTTCCTTGGGACCATTTGCTCATATGTATGCATGGTTTGTTTTCTGCAGCTCcaagaatttaaaaattggGATGTTATCCAGCCCAATGAAGCAAAATACCCTCTGTTGCTGGTTGGTGAAATTTTGACCAGGCGCTAGTTGGAGTatccttttttatttccttcttttctAAACGAGAAAGTCGACAAGTAGCTTTTGTATAACAATGCATTTCCTTATTTTACTCCCCTTATAGTTagctttattatttgttttgtaatattattcaattaatatATGAGTTTTTATCATAGTTTTCAAGGTAACCAAAAAGTATAGTTATGGATTTTGTTAAATGACTCTTAAAAGTTTAGTTATTTCACGAAGAAAGATTTATAGGCAGTTTTAGTGAATTTGCAGTCCAACTTCTCCATATGCAAGCAATTTCAACGTGGGTAACAAGttataatttggtaaaataaggTCTCCTTTCCTACAGGCGAAAGAAGAATCCCATTCCAATATTATAattagcaaagaaaaattactAGGTTTTACTTATTAATGAGatttccatttatttaaattcaaTGCAAAACGTTGTACGGATGTCTAATATATTGTGTCTCGAGAGTCTGAGTCTCCATGCTTAATGTGCAATGCTTCTAATACTAGTCTTACTGTTACTTTTGTTCGTCCACTAATTTTACATCCATTTTTTCACCTCCAGAGAAACAGAGCAGTTGCCATGGCGCTTTCATCGttgttccccctttttttttttttttttttttgcggcCTCTTTACATGCATTTTCTTCCAGTAAGAGCATAAGAGCTAAAATTCCTGAAATTAGGGTGGGATAAAGGGGAAACAAAAGAATTGAAAGATTCAACGTTTTTGTACAATTCGCGCCATCTATCATCATCAATAACCAGAAGGATGCAAACTCTACATACAAACCCTCACATACAGACTTCAAATTTATGCATCCTTCCtcacaaaaattacaaaaatgaaaaaatgaaattgaaaagaaaaaattgacaaaGAATTATCAAATGAGCTTCTACTTGCATAGATGACCGAATCCCATGCTATTAGTATCAGAGTCAAATTCCTGTAACTAATGTCGTGTTTGAATTTTCTGTCTCCTCCGGTGGTGGCTTCACATACTTTCCTATTACTTTCTGGCGATTCCGGCGCCTCATTCTGTTCAACTTTTCCCTGCTCTTTTGCTTCCTCCTCTCTTTCTGCTGATTCCGTAAgctcctctctctctcatatAGACCATGCCAAAAAACTTCACCTGTTGATGGCCATAACCACCGTCTTTTGGGCTGATCTGAATCTGCTTCCTCAGCCAAGTCCTCATCCATGTTCTTCAAGGTTGAGTATGAGAACCATTTAATCCAAGTTTG
It encodes:
- the LOC107423729 gene encoding uncharacterized protein LOC107423729; this encodes MGKAKKGPKFAVMKKVITSKAIKNYKEEVLNPSKKDLRKDKLPRNVPNVSSALFFKHNTALGPPYRVLVDTNFINFSIQNKLDLEKGMMDCLYAKCTPCITDCVMAELEKLGQKYRVALRIAKDPRFERLPCIHKGTYADDCIVDRVTQHKCFIVATCDRDLKRRIRKVPGVPIMYITQHKYSIERLPEATIGGAPRI